A single window of Ignavibacteriota bacterium DNA harbors:
- a CDS encoding acyl-CoA thioesterase translates to MYSVEYKVMFSDTDPGGIMFFANYFKIAHFAYEQFFASFNLKKNYFQNDEFVIPIINSNGDFKAPVKFGDTIICGVFVEKIGTTSFTLNYELLVNDRIAAEIKTTHVFVKKSDFKKAELPEDLKECLKQHSI, encoded by the coding sequence ATGTACAGTGTTGAATATAAAGTAATGTTTTCGGATACAGATCCGGGCGGAATAATGTTTTTTGCAAACTATTTTAAAATTGCTCATTTTGCGTATGAACAGTTTTTCGCGAGTTTTAATTTGAAGAAAAATTATTTTCAAAATGATGAGTTTGTTATTCCAATTATAAATTCTAATGGAGATTTTAAAGCTCCAGTCAAATTCGGCGATACAATAATCTGCGGAGTTTTTGTCGAAAAAATTGGAACCACTTCTTTTACACTTAATTATGAATTATTGGTAAACGACAGAATTGCGGCAGAAATAAAGACAACTCACGTTTTTGTAAAAAAATCAGATTTTAAGAAAGCTGAACTGCCGGAAGATTTGAAGGAATGTCTCAAGCAGCATTCAATTTAA
- a CDS encoding acyl--CoA ligase: MKIKSQNNFWLVQQFKKNPHKIFIKTNGKQFSYSQIFKLSKLTSLFFIQKGIKSEDHVSIISQNNLEFVIVINALWFIGAIPILINNRLKENEIKNLIIHSDSQFLITIGKHFNKLFKEEKSTINFEINKLKSKNNFRDFERFNVSKTAVMIYSSGSTGNPKLVELTYKNLYSSFYSSNKFIKHKETDIWLASLPFFHIGGFSIITRAILSGAVLAIPTSLKENELVNSIKKYKPSLISLVPAMLKKMLDKEINVWKNLRIIFIGGGPAAQNLISESIQKGFPICNVYGSTETSSMVTFAEINNLKENGISAGVTFPNVDLKIIGKNGRKIKDGNIGEIVIISDSVALSYYKNQKNNNLRTGKYFTNDHGKIDEKGNLHIIGRKDDIIISGGENISLNEIRNVIQNNYVDSFETIKIADEKWGESYILIFERISSEKFKNGVYQILRNNLASYKLPKEILFVKKFPRTALGKIKKEN, from the coding sequence ATGAAGATAAAATCACAAAATAATTTTTGGTTAGTTCAGCAGTTCAAAAAAAATCCGCATAAAATATTTATTAAAACTAACGGTAAACAGTTTTCATATTCGCAGATTTTTAAATTGTCGAAATTGACTTCTCTTTTTTTTATTCAAAAGGGAATTAAATCAGAAGATCACGTTTCTATAATTTCCCAAAATAATTTGGAGTTCGTTATTGTTATAAATGCGCTTTGGTTTATTGGGGCAATTCCGATTTTAATAAATAATAGACTGAAAGAAAACGAAATAAAAAATTTGATTATTCATTCAGATTCGCAGTTTCTTATAACAATTGGAAAACATTTCAATAAACTCTTTAAGGAAGAAAAATCAACAATAAATTTTGAAATCAATAAATTAAAATCGAAAAATAATTTTAGAGATTTTGAAAGATTTAATGTATCTAAAACCGCGGTAATGATTTATTCTTCGGGCTCTACCGGAAATCCAAAGTTGGTTGAACTTACTTATAAAAATCTTTATTCAAGTTTTTATTCAAGCAATAAATTTATTAAACATAAAGAAACCGATATCTGGCTGGCCTCACTTCCATTTTTTCACATTGGCGGATTTTCGATAATTACAAGAGCAATATTATCCGGCGCTGTTCTTGCAATTCCAACATCATTAAAGGAAAATGAATTAGTTAATTCAATTAAAAAGTATAAACCTAGTTTAATTTCTTTGGTACCGGCAATGCTGAAAAAAATGTTGGATAAAGAAATCAATGTTTGGAAAAATTTAAGAATAATATTTATCGGCGGCGGACCCGCTGCTCAAAATTTAATATCCGAATCAATTCAAAAAGGATTTCCAATTTGTAATGTTTACGGTTCTACCGAAACTTCATCAATGGTTACTTTTGCGGAAATAAATAATTTAAAGGAAAACGGAATTTCGGCAGGTGTAACTTTCCCGAATGTTGATTTAAAAATTATTGGAAAAAACGGGAGAAAAATTAAAGATGGAAATATTGGTGAGATTGTAATAATTTCTGATTCAGTTGCATTATCATATTACAAAAATCAAAAAAATAATAATTTAAGAACCGGTAAATATTTTACAAATGATCATGGCAAAATTGATGAAAAAGGCAATCTGCATATTATTGGCAGAAAAGACGATATTATAATTTCCGGAGGTGAAAATATTTCATTAAATGAAATAAGAAATGTAATTCAAAATAATTATGTTGACTCATTTGAAACAATAAAAATTGCGGATGAAAAATGGGGAGAATCATATATTTTAATTTTTGAAAGAATATCTTCTGAGAAATTTAAAAACGGAGTCTATCAAATTTTAAGAAATAATTTGGCATCATATAAACTTCCCAAAGAAATTTTATTCGTTAAAAAATTTCCGAGAACAGCCTTGGGGAAAATTAAAAAGGAGAATTAA
- a CDS encoding 1,4-dihydroxy-2-naphthoate polyprenyltransferase gives MTETLKALTKFDTWTLASRPKTLPAAVVPVLIGTSIVSFETKVNFLAAAVALICAMLIQIGTNFVNDLYDFLSGADNETRKGPVRVLASGLITVNEMKIAIVLVFFTTFILGLYLVYISTWITLLIGLLSIFAGIAYTAGPYPLAYNGLGDVFVFLFFGVVGTVGTYYVQVVDVSTLAIWASIPVGALITNILVVNNYRDIDEDREVGKNTLAVKMGRRFTQYQYLVFMILSYLILFVVYFTYNQRLFVFLPLLTLPLAVKLIKMIFSYTGKELNKTLELTAKLSAFYGFLFAIGILL, from the coding sequence ATGACTGAAACTTTAAAAGCGTTAACAAAATTTGATACTTGGACTTTGGCTAGCAGACCAAAGACTTTACCTGCGGCAGTTGTTCCAGTTTTGATCGGAACTTCTATAGTCTCGTTTGAAACAAAAGTAAATTTTCTTGCAGCTGCTGTTGCGTTGATTTGTGCAATGTTAATTCAAATAGGAACAAATTTCGTTAATGATCTTTATGATTTTTTGTCAGGTGCGGATAATGAAACAAGAAAAGGTCCGGTAAGAGTTTTGGCTTCCGGATTGATAACTGTTAATGAAATGAAAATAGCGATCGTTTTAGTTTTTTTTACGACTTTTATTTTAGGTTTGTACTTAGTATACATTTCTACTTGGATCACACTGTTAATAGGACTTTTATCCATATTTGCCGGAATAGCATATACAGCCGGTCCGTATCCGCTTGCATATAACGGCTTAGGTGATGTTTTTGTATTTCTTTTCTTCGGTGTTGTTGGAACAGTTGGTACATACTATGTTCAAGTTGTTGATGTTTCGACATTGGCAATTTGGGCTTCAATTCCAGTGGGAGCATTAATTACAAACATTTTGGTTGTAAACAATTATAGAGATATTGATGAAGATAGGGAAGTTGGTAAAAATACTCTTGCGGTTAAAATGGGAAGGCGCTTTACACAATATCAATATTTGGTATTTATGATATTATCTTATTTAATTTTATTTGTTGTTTACTTTACTTACAACCAAAGATTGTTTGTTTTTCTTCCTTTATTAACTTTGCCTCTCGCGGTAAAACTCATCAAAATGATATTTTCTTATACTGGAAAAGAGCTTAATAAAACTTTAGAACTTACCGCAAAACTTTCGGCTTTTTACGGTTTTCTATTTGCAATTGGGATTCTTCTTTAA
- the menB gene encoding 1,4-dihydroxy-2-naphthoyl-CoA synthase, with product MSFNWKKVNEYKDIIYEKNEGISKITINRPEKRNAFRPETVLEMYDAFLDSREDPEIGVILLTGYGPAKDGKYAFCSGGDQKIRGDQGYVGGDGIPRLNVLDLQKLIRSIPKPVIALVAGYAIGGGHVLHVVCDLTIAAENAIFGQTGPKVGSFDGGFGSSYLARIVGQKKAREIWYLCRQYNAVEAEKMGLVNKVVPVDKLEEEGITWAKQILELSPLAIRLLKSAFNAELDGQTGIQELAGNATLLYYMSEEAQEGKKAYNEKRKPDFSKFPRVP from the coding sequence ATGAGTTTTAACTGGAAAAAAGTTAATGAGTATAAAGATATTATATATGAAAAAAATGAAGGCATTTCAAAAATTACAATAAACAGACCTGAAAAAAGAAATGCGTTTAGACCGGAAACCGTTTTGGAAATGTATGACGCGTTTTTGGATTCAAGGGAAGATCCCGAAATCGGAGTTATTTTACTTACTGGTTACGGACCCGCAAAGGATGGAAAATACGCGTTTTGCTCGGGAGGCGATCAAAAAATTCGCGGTGATCAAGGTTATGTCGGCGGAGATGGAATTCCTAGATTAAATGTTTTGGATCTTCAAAAATTAATAAGAAGTATTCCTAAACCCGTAATTGCTTTGGTTGCCGGTTATGCAATTGGCGGAGGGCACGTTCTTCATGTTGTATGCGATTTGACAATTGCAGCTGAAAATGCGATTTTCGGGCAGACAGGACCAAAAGTCGGCAGTTTTGACGGAGGTTTTGGTTCAAGTTATTTGGCAAGAATAGTTGGACAAAAAAAAGCTCGCGAAATTTGGTATTTGTGCAGACAATACAATGCGGTAGAAGCAGAAAAAATGGGATTAGTTAACAAAGTTGTTCCTGTTGATAAATTGGAGGAAGAAGGAATAACCTGGGCGAAACAAATTTTAGAACTTAGCCCTCTTGCAATTAGATTGTTGAAATCCGCTTTTAATGCGGAACTTGACGGACAAACGGGAATTCAGGAATTAGCAGGAAATGCTACTCTGCTTTATTATATGAGCGAAGAAGCCCAAGAAGGAAAAAAAGCATACAACGAAAAAAGAAAGCCGGATTTTTCAAAATTTCCTCGAGTACCATAA
- the menH gene encoding 2-succinyl-6-hydroxy-2,4-cyclohexadiene-1-carboxylate synthase, with amino-acid sequence MSLKFDDIEFNIKYDSENLHSKTPILFLHGFTGNLNDWKFVENKIPNVFTPLFIDLIGHGKTSSPENMELYSSSSQVQYLKKIIDKLKLNEIIICGYSMGGRLALDFAYEFPNYVNALILESTSFGIKDENESVERIDNDIRIAEKLNEMPLNEFLDFWFELPLFQSLKKLSEGKLNQIKNERINSNNKIGLQNSLIGFSTGKMKNYFLFANNIKMKVLLITGELDLKFTEIARTVLPVLQNGNLEIIHDAGHNTHLEKPEEFLKLINKFLQNILENK; translated from the coding sequence ATGTCATTAAAATTTGACGATATTGAATTCAATATAAAATACGATTCTGAAAATCTTCATTCCAAAACTCCAATTTTATTTTTGCACGGTTTTACTGGAAATCTAAACGATTGGAAATTTGTAGAAAATAAAATTCCAAATGTTTTTACACCGTTATTTATAGATTTGATCGGGCATGGAAAAACTTCATCACCGGAAAATATGGAATTATATTCATCGAGTTCTCAAGTTCAATATTTAAAAAAAATTATTGATAAGCTTAAATTAAATGAGATTATTATTTGCGGATATTCAATGGGTGGAAGACTGGCTCTGGATTTTGCTTATGAGTTTCCTAATTATGTAAATGCCTTAATTCTTGAAAGTACATCATTTGGAATTAAAGATGAAAATGAAAGTGTTGAAAGAATAGACAATGATATTCGAATTGCCGAAAAATTAAATGAAATGCCTCTCAATGAATTTTTAGATTTTTGGTTTGAACTACCGCTTTTTCAATCATTAAAAAAATTATCGGAAGGAAAATTAAATCAAATTAAAAATGAAAGAATTAATTCTAATAATAAAATCGGATTGCAAAATTCGCTGATAGGTTTTAGTACGGGAAAAATGAAAAATTATTTTCTGTTCGCGAATAACATTAAAATGAAAGTTTTACTTATTACCGGAGAATTGGATTTGAAGTTTACAGAAATTGCAAGAACAGTTTTGCCGGTTTTGCAAAACGGAAACTTGGAAATTATTCATGATGCAGGACACAATACGCATTTAGAAAAACCGGAAGAATTTCTTAAATTAATAAATAAATTTTTACAAAATATATTGGAAAATAAATGA
- the menD gene encoding 2-succinyl-5-enolpyruvyl-6-hydroxy-3-cyclohexene-1-carboxylic-acid synthase — MKKFINRNYFWSTLFVDKLSEFGIKHVCISPGSRNTPLTFAFAGNKKFKKYILVDERSSGFFALGISKEIKKPVVLLTTSGTAVAELYPAIIEAYNQRIPIIVCTADRPDYLRNSGANQTINQENIYKNHIRYFCDFGLPSLEKNDLDNYSKKIDEGIIIGSENNTGPIHFNFPFKKPLEPESFSDEIVLDVEIFIRINKIGKAPSLITNQYSYISEKIKEARKVSIFLAWDNFDKNFNAELIKFSSKNNIPIFTDGTSNLRFTKKNNENVIVNHSAFLQNFIDDTQLILQFGNAPSSQSVLKFLENTKAKKILINTFGDLKDPSQNKPLIVENEPTQFLRFLNTQNLNSQNKYDWKQKIIKIDKESEKIKRTILNNKNIILEPFWPNELLSLIPNKSNLFISNSLPIRDFDYFASKKKNDLSVFTNRGASGIDGIISTASGIASQSKRKTFLVIGDLAFYHNLTALSSLIDFKIPLIIILINNNGGGIFSMLPVANSKDHFEDYFNTPLNLNFSKLVKSFGGNYSNPKSYAEFDKKINEAISTKVFSVIELKTDTKKSVALRRKYWTQIKKEIHN; from the coding sequence ATGAAAAAGTTTATCAATCGTAATTATTTTTGGTCAACTTTATTTGTTGATAAATTATCTGAATTTGGAATTAAGCACGTCTGTATTTCTCCGGGCTCAAGAAACACACCGTTAACTTTTGCGTTTGCGGGAAATAAAAAATTTAAGAAATATATTTTAGTTGATGAAAGATCTTCTGGTTTTTTTGCTCTTGGAATTTCAAAGGAAATAAAAAAACCGGTTGTACTTCTTACAACTTCAGGGACTGCAGTCGCGGAACTTTATCCCGCAATTATTGAAGCGTATAATCAAAGAATTCCGATAATTGTATGTACAGCCGATAGACCGGATTATTTAAGAAATTCCGGGGCGAACCAAACAATAAATCAAGAAAATATTTATAAAAACCATATAAGATATTTTTGTGATTTTGGTCTGCCAAGTTTGGAAAAAAATGATTTGGATAATTATTCTAAAAAGATTGACGAAGGAATTATAATAGGAAGTGAAAATAATACCGGACCGATACATTTTAATTTTCCATTTAAAAAACCTTTGGAACCAGAATCATTTAGCGATGAGATTGTACTTGATGTTGAAATATTTATACGAATAAATAAAATTGGGAAAGCACCAAGCTTAATTACGAATCAATATTCTTATATTTCTGAAAAAATTAAAGAAGCGCGCAAAGTTTCAATATTCTTAGCTTGGGATAATTTCGATAAAAATTTTAATGCAGAATTGATAAAGTTTTCGAGCAAAAATAATATACCCATTTTTACCGACGGAACGAGTAACTTAAGATTTACAAAAAAGAATAATGAAAACGTAATTGTAAATCATTCTGCGTTTCTGCAGAACTTTATTGACGATACCCAATTAATTTTACAATTCGGCAACGCTCCGTCATCGCAGTCTGTTTTGAAATTTTTAGAAAACACGAAAGCCAAAAAAATTTTAATAAATACTTTTGGTGATTTAAAAGATCCTTCACAAAATAAACCGCTTATTGTTGAAAATGAACCAACTCAATTTCTTAGGTTTTTAAATACTCAGAATCTAAATTCTCAAAATAAATATGATTGGAAACAAAAGATTATCAAGATAGATAAAGAATCCGAAAAGATAAAACGTACAATATTAAATAATAAGAATATTATTTTAGAACCATTTTGGCCGAATGAATTGTTAAGTCTTATTCCAAATAAATCCAATTTGTTTATAAGTAATAGTCTTCCCATCAGGGATTTTGATTATTTCGCTTCAAAGAAAAAAAATGATTTAAGTGTCTTTACAAATCGCGGTGCGAGTGGAATTGACGGTATAATTTCTACGGCTTCGGGAATTGCGTCTCAATCAAAGCGGAAAACATTTTTAGTAATCGGCGATTTGGCATTTTACCATAATCTAACGGCGCTTTCATCACTTATAGATTTTAAAATTCCTTTGATAATAATTTTGATAAATAATAACGGCGGCGGAATTTTCAGTATGCTTCCGGTTGCCAACTCCAAAGATCATTTTGAAGATTATTTTAATACTCCGCTGAATTTAAATTTCTCCAAATTAGTTAAAAGCTTCGGCGGAAATTATTCAAATCCAAAATCATACGCAGAATTTGACAAGAAAATTAATGAAGCTATTTCCACAAAAGTTTTTTCTGTTATTGAACTGAAAACCGATACAAAAAAATCAGTTGCGCTTAGAAGAAAATATTGGACGCAAATTAAAAAAGAAATTCATAATTAA
- a CDS encoding isochorismate synthase, producing the protein MRQNIKLFKKELINFLNSSRNLFENGDKNSLFSFLFKLDNLEISKFTDSKYLQDKIFFYWKIQNEKEEFLGIDPIFSISENGEERLNITNEKVNNFNCKIISNWNEHELTNIPIFMGGIKFSPNQESNRWNDYKDSDWFIPKILFLKNQHNNLIIYNICKAFDINNLENEIQKTVDFLDDLFSEEINELKPAKFEDPFYSNSYESWKSQVENALLNINGGYFSKVVLSREVHFKLTDSPKLSNLLNELSEKFPRCYTYAYKKGKSVFIGASPEKLAKFSNGWIEIDALAGSAPRGKTQEEDNFYEQFLLNSEKNINEQQSVVNFIKELIENISDEISFDEKPLIRKLPNIQHLWTRIKAKLNKDYKLFDVLLKLHPTPAICGTPWDVAQNYILKVEKHDRGLYTGNIGWFNLTGNGEFAVAIRSALIKNNELFAYSGCGIVEGSEPQSEFEESEIKLKPILSLFIDEKVYQS; encoded by the coding sequence GTGCGGCAAAATATAAAATTATTTAAGAAAGAATTAATAAATTTTTTAAATTCTTCAAGAAATTTATTTGAAAATGGAGATAAAAATTCACTTTTTAGTTTCCTATTTAAGTTAGATAATCTTGAAATATCAAAATTTACTGATTCAAAATATTTACAAGACAAAATTTTCTTCTATTGGAAAATCCAAAATGAAAAGGAAGAATTTTTAGGCATCGATCCAATCTTCTCAATTTCAGAAAACGGCGAGGAGAGACTTAATATTACAAACGAAAAAGTAAATAATTTTAACTGTAAAATTATTTCTAATTGGAACGAACACGAGCTGACAAATATACCGATTTTTATGGGCGGAATTAAATTTTCACCGAATCAGGAAAGTAATAGATGGAATGATTATAAAGATTCGGATTGGTTTATTCCTAAAATTTTATTCTTAAAAAATCAGCATAACAATTTAATTATCTATAATATTTGTAAAGCTTTCGATATAAATAATTTAGAAAATGAAATTCAAAAAACTGTTGATTTTTTAGACGATCTTTTTTCGGAAGAAATAAATGAATTGAAACCTGCAAAGTTTGAAGATCCTTTCTATTCAAATTCTTATGAATCATGGAAATCGCAAGTTGAAAACGCGCTGCTAAACATTAACGGCGGTTATTTTTCTAAAGTTGTTTTATCTCGTGAAGTTCATTTTAAGTTGACCGATTCACCCAAACTCTCTAATTTGTTAAATGAGTTGAGTGAAAAATTTCCTCGCTGCTATACTTATGCATATAAAAAAGGAAAGTCAGTATTTATTGGTGCATCTCCCGAAAAGTTGGCAAAATTCTCAAACGGCTGGATAGAAATTGATGCTCTGGCTGGTTCCGCGCCCAGAGGAAAAACTCAGGAAGAAGATAACTTTTATGAACAATTTTTACTTAACAGTGAAAAAAATATTAATGAGCAGCAATCGGTGGTAAATTTTATTAAAGAATTGATTGAAAATATTTCCGACGAAATATCTTTTGATGAAAAACCACTAATACGAAAACTTCCTAATATTCAGCATTTGTGGACAAGGATAAAAGCAAAGTTAAATAAGGATTACAAGCTTTTTGACGTTCTGTTAAAACTTCATCCAACTCCGGCAATTTGCGGAACTCCCTGGGATGTTGCACAGAATTACATTTTAAAAGTTGAAAAACATGACCGAGGATTATATACCGGTAATATCGGGTGGTTTAATTTAACGGGAAACGGTGAATTCGCCGTTGCAATTAGATCGGCACTAATTAAAAACAATGAACTTTTCGCTTATTCCGGCTGTGGAATTGTAGAAGGATCGGAACCTCAATCGGAATTTGAAGAATCGGAAATAAAACTTAAACCAATCTTATCACTTTTCATTGATGAAAAAGTTTATCAATCGTAA
- a CDS encoding M48 family metallopeptidase, whose protein sequence is MREEEIEINGNSYKYEMRKYESARNIKIKINKEGIIKVSLPNYVSYLAARKIVANNQKWILKKINDLQFQKKYYYLGNNIDLIKKEYSNNKNLKYTLKKDKLIILKNADDVISDNELFLKWLKLQAEEYIPKRVEKLAKLHNFEYSKLQLKNLNTRWGSCSMKKILSLNVKLMYFNRKVIDYVIIHELCHLKEMNHSAKFWKLVQNIIPEYEIYRRELSKIIL, encoded by the coding sequence ATGAGAGAAGAAGAAATAGAAATTAATGGTAATTCGTATAAATACGAAATGCGTAAGTATGAATCTGCTAGAAATATTAAGATAAAGATTAATAAAGAAGGCATTATTAAAGTTTCCTTGCCGAATTATGTTTCATACTTGGCGGCTCGAAAAATTGTAGCCAATAATCAGAAATGGATCTTAAAAAAAATTAACGATTTGCAATTTCAAAAGAAGTACTATTATTTAGGTAATAATATTGATTTAATAAAAAAAGAATATTCCAATAATAAAAATTTGAAATATACGTTAAAAAAAGATAAATTAATAATCCTGAAAAATGCTGATGATGTAATTTCCGATAATGAACTGTTTTTGAAATGGTTGAAGTTACAAGCTGAAGAGTATATTCCAAAACGAGTTGAAAAATTAGCAAAGCTGCATAATTTTGAATATTCAAAATTACAGCTTAAAAATTTGAATACACGTTGGGGAAGTTGTTCTATGAAAAAAATATTGTCATTAAATGTAAAACTTATGTATTTTAATCGTAAGGTTATAGATTATGTGATTATTCATGAATTATGTCACCTAAAAGAAATGAATCATTCGGCAAAGTTTTGGAAATTGGTTCAAAATATAATTCCTGAATATGAAATATATAGAAGAGAATTAAGTAAAATAATCCTATAA
- a CDS encoding MarR family transcriptional regulator translates to MAKSTKEQQIIELYNLVGKAHDKLKKVQSKHLGAEKLTAPQFGVLDVLMKNGSIPLKKISDELLVTGANITCVMDNLEKEDLVRRVHSKTDRRVINAELTPKGKQKLDKIYPEHVKSLNEVSKKLTEVELKQLTALLDKLAS, encoded by the coding sequence ATGGCAAAATCAACAAAAGAGCAGCAAATCATCGAGCTTTATAATCTAGTTGGAAAAGCTCATGATAAGTTAAAAAAAGTTCAATCAAAACATTTAGGAGCTGAAAAACTAACTGCACCGCAATTTGGCGTTTTAGATGTTTTGATGAAGAACGGATCTATTCCTTTGAAGAAAATTAGCGACGAGCTATTAGTAACCGGCGCTAACATAACTTGCGTTATGGATAACTTGGAAAAAGAAGACCTGGTTAGAAGAGTTCATTCTAAAACAGACAGAAGAGTTATTAATGCAGAGTTAACTCCAAAGGGAAAACAAAAATTGGATAAAATTTATCCTGAACATGTTAAAAGTCTCAACGAAGTTTCTAAGAAATTAACAGAAGTTGAACTTAAACAGTTAACAGCTTTGCTGGATAAATTAGCATCTTAA
- the prmA gene encoding 50S ribosomal protein L11 methyltransferase, producing MKNYKQFIIKADPFNIDLLSGNLWNLEILGINEYDNYLTAFVYEDSELDIEKIEVSLNELKRQNLLNYFSVEVENVEGKNWNEEWEKKINVIEVTEKLVIKPTFKEYNAKPGQIILTIDPKMSFGTGEHQTTKIVLRLLEKYADNKKLVLDLGSGTGILGIAASKLGAENVICIDNDEWCYINAQENIERNEVKNVEIINGEIDKVKELKFDLVVANINKHILLSIYNQIKNVCVENCILILSGLLESDYDEIKKQYTQIGFTALEFLQQDEWIGIVFKN from the coding sequence ATGAAAAATTACAAACAATTTATTATTAAAGCCGATCCGTTTAATATTGATTTATTATCCGGTAATTTGTGGAATTTGGAAATTCTTGGAATAAATGAATATGATAATTATTTAACTGCTTTTGTTTATGAAGATTCTGAATTGGATATTGAGAAAATAGAAGTTTCACTAAATGAATTAAAACGTCAAAATCTTTTAAATTATTTTTCCGTTGAAGTTGAAAACGTTGAAGGCAAAAATTGGAATGAGGAATGGGAAAAGAAAATTAACGTTATTGAAGTAACGGAAAAGCTTGTGATTAAACCAACCTTTAAAGAATATAATGCAAAACCCGGTCAAATAATTTTAACCATTGATCCCAAAATGTCATTCGGAACAGGTGAACATCAAACAACAAAAATTGTTTTAAGATTATTGGAAAAATATGCCGATAATAAAAAATTGGTCTTGGATTTAGGAAGCGGAACCGGAATTTTAGGGATTGCGGCTTCTAAATTGGGCGCTGAAAACGTAATTTGTATTGACAATGATGAATGGTGTTACATTAATGCTCAAGAAAATATTGAACGAAACGAAGTTAAAAATGTTGAAATAATAAACGGCGAAATTGATAAAGTTAAAGAATTAAAATTCGATTTAGTTGTAGCCAACATAAATAAGCATATTTTATTAAGCATTTATAATCAAATAAAAAATGTCTGCGTAGAAAACTGCATTTTAATTTTAAGCGGATTGTTGGAATCCGATTATGATGAAATAAAAAAGCAGTATACCCAAATTGGGTTTACTGCTTTAGAATTCCTTCAACAAGATGAATGGATTGGAATTGTTTTTAAAAATTAA